Proteins from one Mercurialis annua linkage group LG7, ddMerAnnu1.2, whole genome shotgun sequence genomic window:
- the LOC126656685 gene encoding uncharacterized protein LOC126656685 → MQHDGQWTEDGKYTDIKMTGILLEMNCTFNSFIELVYQSLQVQDTETELDIQYLISDDYPPVKIADERSLRFYIQLKKSELNFTRYPICIILNKSASFLETSSSEAANNSLLVHEDNITQLDEQNSKETEMSYSNLDMIEYANLLCTLQENLPETDFDEDHVATNQANQKIEEGGIFTDKETLISEMSLYGLKEHFQFKVQKSCARQYRLKCIDDHCDWKFYASKIGHTKMFRVRKFNNYHTCSLEMRMGDLRFVSSKTIAKIIKSNLLDIKTIYTPNDIIRDMRNDYSIKLDYWKAWKCREIALELLRGKPENSFGLLPRYLHMVKQTNPGSVVSLQRNVDHTFLYAFMSLNASISGWSHCMPIMVVDATFLKGPFGGSLFSASTLDAAGKIFPLAFSITDSENDASWNWFFRQIKTVFGVREGMCIISDRHMSIKNAIESVFAGEVQHDICLYHLLSNVKSRFKKDQKTIKDLFKAAARAYTKEEFNTHMAEMSNVNPGVTAYLKDAGFERWAVSHSVNKRYNIMTSNTAESFNAAVNRARELPVTMLMEYLRNLVQRWSYKNRNIAKGTFTKLSSKYDAVLRQNYLDSLKIEVEPSNDDIYTVTENGDTSTVNIKEKSCTCNRYQEEMIPCKHAAAVLNYKHQDPTEYCSKYFTNEAMLATYAQTVYPVPKEETWEVTAEVEDIIVLPPIGRTKPGRPKKRRIKGAEEQKNQNKCSRCGYYGHNRKTCKNIPKNR, encoded by the exons ATGCAACATGATGGGCAATGGACTGAAGATGGAAAGTATACTGACATCAAAATGACAGGAATTTTATTGGAAATGAACTGCACATTCAATAGTTTTATCGAATTAGTATATCAAAGTTTGCAAGTTCAAGATACTGAAACTGAATTAGATATTCAATATCTAATCAGTGATGATTATCCTCCAGTCAAAATAGCAGATGAAAGAAGTCTCAGATTCTATATACAGTTAAAGAAGAGTGAACTTAACTTCACAAGATATCCAATCTGCATCATATTGAATAAATCTGCTTCTTTTTTGGAAACATCATCATCAGAAGCTGCAAACAATTCACTTCTTGTTCATGAAGACAATATAACGCAACTGGATGAACAAAACTCTAAAGAAACAGAAATGTCTTATTCAAATTTGGATATGATTGAATATGCAAATCTTCTCTGCACACTTCAAGAAAATCTTCCAGAAACAGATTTTGATGAAGATCATGTTGCAACCAATCAAGCAAATCAGAAAATAGAAGAAGGAGGTATATTCACAGATAAAGAAACATTAATATCAGAGATGAGCCTATATGGACTAAAAGAACACTTTCAGTTCAAG GTCCAAAAATCATGCGCAAGACAGTACCGATTAAAATGCATAGATGACCATTGTGATTGGAAATTTTATGCCTCGAAAATTGGTCATACAAAAATGTTTCGGGTACGTAAGTTCAACAATTATCATACATGTTCTTTGGAGATGAGAATGGGAGACCTGAGGTTTGTCAGCTCAAAAACCAtagcaaaaataataaagtcaAACTTGTTGGATATCAAGACAATTTACACACCTAATGACATAATCAGAGACATGAGAAATGATTATAGCATTAAATTGGATTACTGGAAAGCTTGGAAATGTCGAGAAATTGCACTAGAGCTTTTAAGAGGGAAACCAGAAAATTCATTTGGTCTACTACCGAGATATCTTCACATGGTGAAGCAAACAAATCCAGGATCAGTTGTAAGCTTACAAAGAAATGTGGATCATACTTTTCTTTATGCATTCATGTCACTTAATGCATCAATAAGTGGATGGAGTCACTGTATGCCTATTATGGTTGTTGATGCTACATTTTTGAAAGGACCATTTGGAGGTTCTCTGTTTTCAGCTTCAACTCTTGATGCAGCAG GAAAAATCTTCCCTCTTGCCTTTTCAATAACAGATTCAGAAAATGATGCATCTTGGAATTGGTTTTTTAGACAAATCAAAACTGTTTTTGGTGTAAGGGAAGGAATGTGTATAATTTCAGACAGACATATGAGTATTAAAAATGCAATAGAAAGTGTTTTTGCTGGAGAAGTTCAACATGATATTTGCTTATATCATTTACTAAGTAACGTGAAAAGCAGATTTAAAAAGGATCAGAAGACAATTAAAGACCTGTTCAAAGCAGCAGCAAGAGCTTATACAAAGGAAGAATTCAATACTCATATGGCAGAAATGAGCAACGTAAATCCAGGAGTTACAGCTTATCTCAAAGATGCAGGTTTTGAAAGGTGGGCAGTTTCACATTCTGTGAACAAAAGATACAACATAATGACTTCAAATACTGCTGAGTCATTTAATGCAGCAGTAAATAGAGCACGAGAATTACCAGTTACGATGCTTATGGAATACTTGAGAAATTTGGTTCAAAGGTGGAGCTACAAGAACAGAAATATTGCTAAAGGAACCTTTACAAAATTGTCTTCAAAATATGATGCTGTCCTAAGGCAAAACTATTTAGATTCACTCAAAATAGAG GTAGAGCCATCTAATGATGACATATACACTGTTACTGAAAATGGTGATACCTCTACTGTTAACATCAAGGAAAAATCTTGTACATGCAACAGATATCAAGAAGAAATGATCCCATGTAAACATGCTGCTGCTGTATTAAACTACAAACATCAAGACCCAACTGAATATTGCTCAAAGTACTTCACAAATGAAGCAATGCTTGCTACATATGCACAAACTGTATACCCAGTTCCTAAAGAAGAAACATGGGAAGTCACTGCAGAGGTTGAGGATATCATTGTCTTACCTCCTATAGGGAGAACTAAGCCAGGAAGACCAAAAAAGAGAAGAATAAAAGGAGCAGAAGAACAAAAGAATCAAAACAAGTGCAGCAGATGTGGATATTATGGACATAATCGTAAAACTTGTAAAAATATTCCAAAAAACAGATAG
- the LOC126655644 gene encoding uncharacterized protein LOC126655644, with the protein MSDTDFDQTLSEFLIQLKNPDIAPKEMEEASDSPVRMSLRKKTIGSKPVAPKIEKKAIKKSKSVQKSVAGKRKANFVVPKRDIKRKRLGTDNLDKNDSFQTFDLLLGPKDRFVGKVGNASQNAVLKHIKSKLSEDQLATFKNSRFGVFLELDKDVLSLRLIHAILLREVHHSNLSELWFHYGSQNMRFSLYEFGLVSGLVCVGDESRFSGHFKDSNFFNKYFGDVSKITRQVIEAKFKEAVWENDEDAVKFAKLYMVQCFLLGHLGTTLVDDRFIHLLDCPDYDDFPWGKYSFQLFVQSTKNKLWTKHNASSQSAFYRLYGFPHAIQFWFYETLVSVPEYLCTLSNAAVYPRLLRWSPKDIKKMQNFDFQVFDDGTEKVSVLSNIVANEFESSQLIVTGLNYQGQVVKRARTSASDSEDKILEVARSACIKFVHELKALIFDNKADYSDVECDVRKRICASVVSFEENQLSDIFDDKSGKADTVEELIYSSDGDSETVNENNSGSSEETVSDDDVSHKVFKESAAILNNENVVPVSESVGGKFDAEVNVEEVKSLSNDNPEIDDCGVEDVAEDVGEAVAEVDSIADDSERNFDVDAFFDSNPSQCTDKFDVVKEAELPDITEEIEDADLVQKRDVIGDAENVNVADDINQAENFNSVEPLEQVDNVNFVEPLEQAENVTAVELMVQDKNINEALDSVATEQSISTDGVPDKEQLSLKEKESDLEV; encoded by the exons ATGTCTGATACTGATTTTGATCAAACATTATCGGAATTCTTGATTCAATTGAAGAATCCTGACATTGCTCCTAAAGAAATGGAGGAAGCTTCTGATTCTCCGGTCCGTATGAGTTTGAGGAAAAAGACTATTGGTAGTAAACCTGTTGCTCCTAAAATAGAGAAGAAAGCAATAAAGAAATCAAAATCTGTGCAGAAGTCTGTTGCTGGAAAAAGGAAAGCAAATTTTGTGGTACCTAAAAGAGATATTAAGAGGAAAAGGCTTGGTACTGATAATTTGGATAAGAATGATTCATTTCAg ACATTTGATTTGTTACTTGGTCCAAAGGATCGATTTGTCGGTAAAGTTGGAAATGCTTCACAGAATGCAGTGCTGAAACATATTAAATCGAAGCTTAGTGAAGATCAGTTAGCAACGTTCAAGAACAGTAGGTTTGGTGTCTTTCTAGAACTTGACAAAGATGTACTGAGTCTTAGACTCATACATGCCATACTTTTAAGGGAAGTTCATCACAGCAATTtgtcagagctttggtttcattACGGTTCGCAGAATATGCGATTCAGTCTATATGAGTTTGGTCTTGTTAGTGGACTTGTTTGTGTTGGTGATGAGTCAAGGTTTTCTGGTCATTTTAAGGACAgtaacttttttaataaatattttggtgATGTGAGCAAGATTACCCGTCAGGTTATTGAAGCGAAATTTAAAGAGGCTGTGTGGGAGAATGATGAAGATGCTGTAAAGTTTGCAAAGCTTTACATGGTTCAGTGTTTTTTATTGGGTCATCTTGGAACTACTTTGGTTGACGATCGGTTCATTCACTTGCTTGACTGCCCTGATTATGATGATTTTCCATGGGGAAAATATTCATTCCAGTTATTTGTTCAGTCTACTAAGAACAAGCTGTGGACTAAACATAATGCATCAAGTCAATCTGCTTTCTATCGTTTGTATGGTTTTCCGCATGCTATTCAGTTTTGGTTTTATGAAACATTGGTTTCTGTGCCTGAGTATTTGTGTACTTTGAGCAATGCTGCTGTTTATCCTCGATTACTGCGTTGGAGTCCGAAGGATATTAAGAAAATGCAGAACTTTGATTTTCAGGTTTTTGATGATGGAACTGAAAAG gtCTCAGTGCTTTCAAATATTGTAGCAAATGAGTTTGAGTCAAGTCAACTTATTGTTACTGGACTAAATTATCAAGGTCAAGTTGTGAAGCGAGCAAGAACTTCTGCTTCTGATTCTGAAGATAAAATATTGGAAGTGGCAAGGTCTGCTTGTATTAAATTTGTCCATGAATTGAAAGCACTAATTTTTGATAACAAGGCTGATTATTCTGATGTGGAGTGTGACGTTCGAAAGCGCATTTGTGCTTCTGTGGTTAGTTTTGAAGAAAATCAATTGAGTGATATTTTTGATGACAAATCTGGAAAG GCTGATACTGTAGAAGAACTGATATATTCTTCTGACGGTGATTCTgag ACTGTTAATGAGAATAACAGTGGCTCATCGGAGGAAACTGTGAGTGATGATGATGTGAGTCATAAGGTTTTTAAGGAGAGTGCTGCGattttaaataatgaaaatgttGTACCTGTTTCTGAATCAGTTGGAGgaaag TTTGATGCTGAGGTAAATGTTGAGGAAGTGAAATCCTTGTCCAATGATAATCCTGAAATTGATGATTGTGGTGTAGAAGATGTGGCTGAAGATGTGGGAGAAGCTGTGGCAGAAGTTGATTCTATTGCTGATGATTCAGAGAGGAATTTTGATGTGGATGCTTTTTTTGATAGCAATCCTAGTCAGTGTACTGATAAATTTGATGTAGTTAAGGAGGCTGAGTTACCTGACATAACAGAAGAAATTGAGGATGCTGATTTAGTTCAAAAAAGGGATGTAATTGGGGATGCTGAGAATGTAAATGTAGCTGATGATATTAATCAGGCTGAGAATTTTAATTCTGTTGAGCCGTTGGAGCAGGTCGACAATGTCAATTTCGTTGAGCCGTTGGAGCAGGCTGAGAATGTTACTGCTGTTGAGCTGATGGTGCAGGATAAGAATATTAACGAAGCTCTGGATTCCGTTGCAACTGAGCAGTCTATTAGTACTGATGGTGTTCCAGACAAGGAACAATTGAgtttaaaagaaaaggaatCTGACTTGGAGGTATAA